In Fundidesulfovibrio magnetotacticus, the following proteins share a genomic window:
- a CDS encoding SLC13 family permease: MANGTAQSVNTCKGGLGTYVSENLTLCGQSPKATWIGYAAAWALFFLILKVLPLPSGLKPEGMSVLAVLVWACVMWVTEAMPVGIAGISIPTLLILTRAIPWNNGNPPMGQAFSGFTTHEVWLCLFAFFAGAIIQLLRMDKRIALAILDKLKASSVGRIIWGMFWVNVVLAFLIPAANARAATVMPVVQGVTALLGDSHAEREAKKAIVIQAMVYASMISGLFILTGHMPNLIMTGLFEKSGLRNLGYFNWMVLHAPYLILFALIQWWVRVHFKTAGVSIPGGHQEISRQHRELGPMSGPEKAMLAVFAVVGLLFMTGKGSPVVLHTYQLGIVGLVGIMILFIPGLFPFKWKAVQDRTTWGTFLLLGGAITMTDAMAKSGLAAWMADHIHALVAGMNWWQTLLVMMLGTQVLRLGMLSNVAAVAMLAPIMFAMAPKVGLHPVAFTLLICNVDTFAFLLPTQITAAVIAYGTNTFSTADYARAGWVCSLLAVVFGILVMAPWYALWGLPVWNPNAPWPF; encoded by the coding sequence ATGGCCAACGGGACGGCCCAGTCAGTCAACACATGCAAGGGAGGGCTCGGAACCTACGTGTCCGAGAACCTCACACTCTGCGGCCAGAGCCCCAAGGCCACGTGGATCGGCTACGCGGCGGCCTGGGCGCTCTTCTTCCTCATCCTCAAGGTGCTCCCGCTGCCCTCGGGGCTCAAGCCCGAGGGCATGAGCGTGCTGGCGGTGCTCGTGTGGGCGTGCGTCATGTGGGTCACGGAGGCCATGCCCGTGGGCATCGCGGGCATCTCCATCCCCACGCTGCTCATCCTCACCAGGGCCATCCCCTGGAACAACGGCAACCCGCCCATGGGCCAGGCCTTCTCCGGCTTCACCACCCACGAGGTCTGGCTTTGCCTCTTCGCCTTCTTCGCCGGGGCCATCATCCAACTCCTGCGCATGGACAAGCGCATCGCCCTGGCCATCCTGGACAAGCTCAAGGCCTCCAGCGTGGGGCGCATCATCTGGGGCATGTTCTGGGTGAACGTCGTGCTGGCCTTCCTGATCCCGGCGGCCAACGCCCGCGCCGCCACCGTGATGCCCGTGGTCCAGGGCGTCACCGCCCTCCTGGGCGACTCCCACGCCGAGCGCGAGGCCAAGAAGGCCATCGTCATCCAGGCCATGGTCTACGCCTCCATGATCTCGGGCCTGTTCATCCTCACCGGGCACATGCCCAACCTGATCATGACCGGCCTCTTCGAGAAGAGCGGCCTGCGCAACCTCGGCTATTTCAACTGGATGGTGCTCCACGCGCCCTATCTCATCCTGTTCGCCCTCATCCAGTGGTGGGTGCGCGTGCACTTCAAGACGGCGGGCGTCTCCATCCCCGGCGGCCACCAGGAAATCAGCCGCCAGCACCGGGAGCTGGGGCCCATGTCCGGCCCCGAGAAGGCCATGCTGGCGGTCTTCGCCGTCGTGGGCCTGCTCTTCATGACCGGCAAGGGCTCGCCCGTGGTGCTCCACACCTATCAGCTGGGCATCGTGGGCCTGGTGGGCATCATGATCCTCTTCATCCCCGGCCTGTTCCCCTTCAAGTGGAAGGCCGTGCAGGACCGCACCACCTGGGGCACCTTCCTCCTGCTGGGCGGGGCCATCACCATGACAGACGCCATGGCCAAGTCCGGCCTGGCCGCCTGGATGGCCGACCACATCCACGCCCTGGTCGCGGGCATGAACTGGTGGCAGACCCTCCTGGTGATGATGCTGGGCACCCAGGTGCTGCGCCTGGGCATGCTCTCCAACGTGGCCGCCGTGGCCATGCTCGCGCCCATCATGTTCGCCATGGCCCCCAAGGTGGGCCTGCACCCCGTGGCCTTCACCCTGCTCATCTGCAACGTGGACACCTTCGCCTTCCTCTTGCCCACGCAGATCACCGCCGCCGTCATCGCTTACGGCACCAACACCTTCTCCACCGCCGACTACGCCCGGGCGGGCTGGGTGTGCTCCCTGCTGGCGGTGGTCTTCGGCATCCTGGTCATGGCCCCCTGGTACGCCCTCTGGGGCCTGCCCGTCTGGAACCCCAACGCCCCCTGGCCCTTCTAA
- a CDS encoding adenylyl-sulfate reductase subunit alpha, whose protein sequence is MPRMAQNPVNLDAVETVRVDCDILIIGGGNAGCFSAVEAAKIDPSLKVVIMEKAQIMRSGACSAGMDAINTYIPEGKTPEDLVRWCRSQVGGGPLREDLALSNARELNEAVDDLERWGLPILRDDKGNIRYRGAWDISIHGEQLKPIMAEKAIEAGAQVYNRVACTQLLMHEGRCVGALGFGVRDGKFYVFNAKATINATGGAAGLYKSYTADATDSHHQIWMCPYCVGTGYAVGIRQGAEMTSMEQRWVATRTKDFCGPVDTISVGYKAPIINAKGERIMRERYAHLGADKAPRYIRANAPMEEWLAGRGPTYCDTRDMDPELASQMMTDYLNERPSFVLFLASRGQDPTKEPIEIYGSDPYIVGGHTQSGFWVDLDRMTTVPGLFAAGETAGGNPNKFVGGCAAEGKIALRGAVQYIQNLELPDPDPAQIEAEKARVFAPLLRGQDFDGVAALEMEERLQRLMDEYAGGTSQFYRTNEERLDYALKHLDVLKDQTRFLKARDLHDLMSVHEVIDRLDVAEVLCHHLKFRKETRWQGWQTRADYPDTDPAYDCHVESRRNLETGEIETFTRPYEQIVPGDRYKP, encoded by the coding sequence ATGCCACGCATGGCCCAGAATCCCGTGAACCTCGACGCCGTGGAAACCGTGCGCGTCGACTGCGACATCCTCATCATCGGCGGCGGCAACGCCGGATGCTTCTCCGCCGTGGAAGCCGCCAAGATCGACCCCTCCCTCAAGGTGGTCATCATGGAAAAGGCCCAGATCATGCGCTCCGGCGCGTGCTCGGCGGGCATGGACGCCATCAACACCTACATCCCCGAAGGCAAGACCCCCGAAGACCTCGTGCGCTGGTGCCGCTCCCAGGTGGGCGGAGGCCCTCTGCGCGAGGACCTGGCGCTCTCCAACGCCCGCGAACTCAACGAAGCCGTGGACGACCTCGAACGCTGGGGGCTGCCCATCCTGCGCGACGACAAGGGCAACATCCGCTACCGGGGCGCCTGGGACATCTCCATCCACGGCGAGCAACTCAAGCCCATCATGGCCGAGAAGGCCATCGAGGCCGGGGCGCAGGTGTACAACCGCGTGGCCTGCACGCAACTCCTCATGCACGAGGGCCGCTGCGTTGGCGCGCTGGGCTTCGGCGTGCGCGACGGCAAGTTCTACGTCTTCAACGCCAAGGCCACCATCAACGCCACCGGCGGCGCGGCCGGGCTCTACAAGTCCTACACCGCCGACGCCACCGACTCCCACCACCAGATCTGGATGTGCCCCTACTGCGTTGGCACCGGCTACGCCGTGGGCATCCGCCAGGGCGCTGAAATGACCTCCATGGAGCAGCGCTGGGTGGCCACCCGCACCAAGGACTTCTGCGGCCCCGTGGACACCATCTCCGTGGGTTACAAAGCCCCCATCATCAACGCCAAGGGCGAACGCATCATGCGCGAACGCTACGCCCACCTGGGCGCGGACAAGGCCCCGCGCTACATCCGCGCCAACGCCCCCATGGAGGAATGGCTCGCCGGACGCGGCCCCACCTACTGCGACACCCGCGACATGGACCCCGAACTCGCCAGCCAGATGATGACCGACTACCTCAACGAACGCCCCAGCTTCGTCCTCTTCCTGGCCAGCAGGGGACAGGACCCCACCAAGGAACCCATCGAAATCTACGGCTCCGACCCCTACATCGTGGGGGGGCACACCCAGTCCGGCTTCTGGGTGGACCTCGACCGCATGACCACCGTCCCCGGCCTCTTCGCCGCGGGCGAAACCGCCGGCGGCAACCCCAACAAGTTCGTGGGAGGCTGCGCCGCCGAAGGCAAGATCGCCCTGCGCGGGGCCGTCCAGTACATCCAAAACCTCGAACTCCCGGACCCCGATCCCGCACAGATCGAGGCCGAAAAAGCCCGCGTCTTCGCACCGCTGCTGCGCGGCCAAGACTTCGACGGCGTGGCCGCCCTCGAAATGGAAGAACGGCTCCAGCGCCTCATGGACGAATACGCGGGAGGAACCAGCCAGTTCTACCGCACCAACGAGGAACGCCTGGACTACGCCCTCAAACACCTGGACGTCCTCAAGGACCAGACCCGCTTCCTCAAGGCCAGGGACCTCCACGACCTCATGAGCGTCCACGAAGTGATCGACCGCCTCGACGTGGCCGAGGTGCTCTGCCATCACCTGAAATTCCGCAAGGAAACCCGCTGGCAAGGCTGGCAGACCCGCGCAGACTACCCCGACACCGACCCGGCCTACGACTGCCACGTGGAAAGCCGCAGGAACCTGGAAACCGGGGAGATCGAGACGTTCACCCGGCCCTACGAACAGATCGTGCCGGGAGACCGCTACAAACCCTGA
- a CDS encoding 4Fe-4S binding protein → MPPIVDPKKCNGCEGREESFCEEACPGDLMYVGADGKSHCHAARDCWDCMSCVKMCPRGAIETKMPYQLGYHKATLRPIMGKDSITWKCTDIHGKTVMYRYRNRLERKG, encoded by the coding sequence ATGCCGCCTATTGTCGATCCCAAAAAGTGCAACGGCTGCGAGGGCCGGGAAGAGTCGTTCTGCGAGGAGGCCTGCCCGGGGGACCTGATGTACGTGGGCGCGGACGGCAAGTCGCACTGCCACGCGGCGCGCGATTGCTGGGACTGCATGTCCTGCGTGAAGATGTGTCCGCGCGGGGCCATCGAGACGAAGATGCCCTACCAGCTAGGCTACCACAAGGCGACGCTCAGGCCCATCATGGGCAAGGACAGCATCACCTGGAAGTGCACGGACATCCACGGAAAGACGGTGATGTACCGCTACCGCAATCGTCTGGAGCGCAAGGGCTGA
- a CDS encoding Crp/Fnr family transcriptional regulator — protein sequence MDANVEWHLAKGGFFDGLEREFEAFRALATRRLVKKNDVVFFENDRCTRCFYLDEGAVKIFRISLHGKEPTFFIRSPGEMFGLAEVVGGESRKCSAQALSDGVILEIGRDDFLGLMLGHPSMGLRVIEVLGRRIRYLTGQLENLMTCGVATRLLKLLVCLSHDEIAQARGGPAQVPVRLTQGQMASMTGSCQQTVSETLAGFEQRGLIKVGRGRITLLDIEGVFEALATESS from the coding sequence ATGGACGCTAATGTGGAGTGGCACCTGGCCAAGGGCGGCTTTTTCGACGGCCTTGAGCGCGAGTTCGAGGCCTTTCGGGCGTTGGCGACGCGGCGGCTGGTGAAGAAGAACGACGTGGTTTTTTTCGAGAACGATCGTTGCACCCGCTGTTTCTATCTGGACGAGGGGGCGGTGAAGATCTTCCGGATTTCGCTGCACGGGAAGGAGCCGACGTTCTTCATCCGTTCGCCGGGCGAGATGTTCGGGCTGGCCGAGGTGGTGGGCGGCGAGTCCCGCAAGTGTTCGGCCCAGGCCCTGTCGGACGGGGTGATCCTGGAGATCGGGCGCGACGACTTCCTGGGGCTGATGCTTGGCCATCCGTCCATGGGCCTGCGGGTGATCGAGGTGCTGGGGCGTCGCATCCGGTACCTGACGGGCCAGTTGGAGAACCTGATGACGTGCGGCGTGGCCACGCGGCTTCTCAAGCTGCTGGTGTGCCTCTCGCACGACGAGATCGCGCAGGCCAGGGGCGGTCCGGCCCAGGTGCCGGTGCGCCTGACGCAGGGCCAGATGGCCTCCATGACGGGCTCCTGCCAGCAGACGGTGAGCGAGACGCTGGCGGGCTTCGAGCAGCGCGGGCTCATCAAGGTGGGTCGGGGGCGGATAACACTGTTGGACATCGAGGGCGTGTTCGAGGCTTTGGCTACGGAATCTTCCTAA
- a CDS encoding cation diffusion facilitator family transporter, with translation MIDSGRLQQRAIRISFVAGLVILVFKFTAYSVTNSAALLSDAMESIINVIASSFAMWSIHLAKSPPDANHPYGHGKVEYFSALFEGVLIIVAAGCVLYASVPRVLAPQELTRLDYGLLVSVLASAMNLALGLYLMRQGRRTRSITLVADGKHVLADVYTTAGVLVGLGGVLLTGWLWLDGFIACVVAVNILWTGYGLVREAVKGLMNETDEDLVREICELLNEARIPEWISIHKLRAWKAGRFIHVDFHLVLPMQLSLEEARRIVGDVESLFEKRFDGIAEIMVRADVCTDEQLCRVCTYDKCKNHIRGARPERWTERSLCAGGR, from the coding sequence ATGATTGATTCGGGCCGGTTGCAGCAGCGTGCGATCAGGATCTCTTTCGTCGCCGGGCTGGTGATATTGGTTTTTAAGTTTACGGCATACTCTGTCACGAACTCTGCGGCGCTCCTGTCCGACGCCATGGAGTCGATCATCAACGTGATTGCGAGTTCATTCGCCATGTGGAGCATCCATCTGGCAAAAAGCCCCCCTGACGCCAACCACCCTTATGGGCACGGCAAAGTCGAGTATTTTTCCGCGTTGTTCGAAGGGGTTTTGATCATCGTGGCCGCAGGGTGCGTCTTGTACGCCTCGGTCCCCAGGGTGTTGGCCCCGCAGGAGTTGACCCGCCTGGACTACGGGCTTCTCGTGTCTGTGCTTGCTTCGGCTATGAACTTGGCCCTGGGGTTGTACCTGATGCGGCAGGGGCGGCGTACGCGTTCGATCACCCTTGTGGCCGACGGGAAGCATGTCCTTGCAGACGTGTATACGACAGCCGGCGTTCTGGTCGGTCTCGGGGGCGTGTTGCTTACGGGCTGGCTTTGGTTGGATGGATTCATCGCATGCGTCGTGGCGGTCAACATCCTGTGGACTGGGTACGGGCTGGTCAGGGAAGCCGTCAAAGGTCTCATGAACGAGACCGACGAAGACCTTGTCAGGGAGATCTGCGAGTTGTTGAACGAGGCGCGGATTCCCGAGTGGATCTCCATCCACAAACTTCGTGCCTGGAAGGCCGGGCGATTCATACATGTCGATTTTCACCTCGTCCTGCCGATGCAGTTGTCGCTTGAAGAGGCTCGCAGGATAGTGGGGGATGTCGAGTCGCTGTTCGAGAAGCGATTCGACGGCATAGCCGAGATCATGGTCCGGGCGGATGTGTGTACAGACGAGCAGTTGTGCCGCGTGTGTACGTATGACAAGTGCAAGAACCACATTCGTGGGGCCCGGCCCGAGCGATGGACCGAGAGGAGCCTCTGTGCTGGAGGGCGTTAA
- a CDS encoding dihem cytochrome c, whose product MERRRKGFLATLSAVAILLLGIGVYSIADEYDEHGRHERREGGKRPDRDAHGGRSHAQTAVNATYADACGRCHWAYVPVLLPAKSWTNIMAALGSHFGNDVTLSPQQWNDVSGYLASNSSDNAGAKIGRKITKSLGGASPERITDVPYIQHKHRKIDQAALAKGSVGSLSNCIACHPGASNAVFDDDDVKIPAR is encoded by the coding sequence ATGGAGAGAAGGCGTAAAGGGTTCCTTGCAACGCTTTCGGCGGTAGCTATCCTTCTGCTGGGTATCGGGGTGTATTCGATTGCCGACGAGTATGATGAGCACGGGCGGCATGAGCGAAGGGAGGGCGGAAAGAGGCCGGACAGGGATGCGCATGGCGGCAGAAGCCATGCGCAGACGGCCGTTAACGCCACCTATGCCGACGCGTGCGGCCGGTGTCACTGGGCCTATGTTCCGGTGCTGTTGCCTGCAAAGTCATGGACAAATATCATGGCTGCGCTCGGGAGTCATTTCGGTAACGACGTGACGCTCTCTCCACAGCAATGGAACGACGTTTCCGGGTACCTGGCTTCGAACAGTTCGGACAATGCCGGGGCGAAAATCGGGCGAAAGATCACCAAGAGCCTTGGCGGGGCCTCCCCCGAGAGAATAACAGACGTCCCGTACATACAGCACAAGCACCGGAAGATTGACCAGGCGGCCTTGGCGAAGGGGAGTGTCGGTTCACTCTCGAATTGCATAGCCTGTCATCCGGGGGCGTCGAACGCCGTATTTGACGACGACGACGTGAAGATCCCTGCCCGGTAG